The sequence GTTCGCAATGTTGAACCGCTGACAAAGTTGTGGCATGGTGAGTTCCTCGACGGCTGGGGCGATCGCTGTACCATTTCCCAATGAAATAACTAAATTCTCTAGTTGGTTCAGTCGGTCAGAAGTCAGGCGATCGCCAAACGATTCCCCACGTTCTAAAGACTGGATCAATTTTTCTAGTGACTTGACGATTGTCGGGGCATCGCCAGTCCTACAAAGTTCATTAAGCTGCCCGACAGATTCAGCAATCTCATTCCGAACTCGGATCATTTTGCTTAGTTGAGTCGTTCCCATTCTCTAAATCTCCTGCTTCATTTTCTTGGTGATAGCACTAGAGTAAATTATGAATTGCTTATCAATCGTTGTTTTGAAGGTGTTTTCACGATGTTTTTGCAGTTTGGGTGATATCACCAGCTTATGAGTTGCCCTTTTTTCGGGAACGGCGATCGCCCCTAACGAAGTGATGCGGGTTTTATGCCTCTACATGAATTATCTTCATTAATTCATGTAAAATATAGAGGTAGGCAAGCAGGTCCAACTCGTGAAGAAGTACGAAAAGAAGACAGACAGAATTACTAAGCCCGAAGGTAAGGCGGCGGTGATTGGCTCTGAGGATATGGAGAGATTGTTTAGTCATGAGGAGGGCTTTCAGTCCATCCGCGATCGGGCGCTCTTTGGAATCTGCCGTTTCACTGCTTGCCGAATCAATGAAGCTTGCCAGTTGCGCTCTGATGATGTGTTTATGCCCAGCGGCAAAGTGAAGAAGGAGATTATCTTTAGAGCCTCGACGACTAAGGGCGGGTATGGTGGCAAAGCTGTTAAGGTCTGCGATGAGTTGCGCCAACTGCTAGAAGAATATGGGCATCCCGGAAAAGTTCAGTTATTTCCTGGTCGGCATGGTTTAGGGCATATCAACCCTGTCTCTGCTTCCAATATCTTCAAGGAAGTCTGCGATCGCCTCGACTTGGATCACGTTTCCACACACAGCTTCAGACGGACATCGATCAACCGACTGAGAGAAGCTGGGTACAACCTAGAAGAAATTAAGACTGTCAGTGGGCACAAGTCCATGAGTGGGCTGGCGGCTTACCTTGAGGTCACAGACAAAGCTCGTACTGATATGGTTTCCTGCCTTTGAGTTCAGCCACAACAAAGCCCCGACCGATCGCCCAGATGTTGAGGGCTTGCGGCAGCAGTTTGAGCGCATCGAGTCAGTGTAATAAATAAGCCCGTCGATCGTGAGGTCGGCGGGCTGAACTGTTTTTAGGTAGTTCGGTGGGCTAAGGTTGATCAAGAGTCCGTGCGAAGTCTTTTAGAGGATTTAAAACTAGCATCTGAGGATTTGGCGTAAATATTTGCGTCCCCTTCCTCGTCGAGAGTCAAGATAAATACCTGCTCATAACTCTGAAGACCGTCTGGAGTTTTCAGAGTTATATTTCCATTGTTCAGAAGTTCTTCCCAGTAGGTTTGCGCGAGCGCATAAGAACTTCTCTCTTTTTCGTCATAGCAGGACACGATTAGCTGATTATCGAAAACTGCGAACAAAGGATTTTGATTTGCGGGAAGT is a genomic window of Timaviella obliquedivisa GSE-PSE-MK23-08B containing:
- a CDS encoding site-specific integrase, with the translated sequence MKKYEKKTDRITKPEGKAAVIGSEDMERLFSHEEGFQSIRDRALFGICRFTACRINEACQLRSDDVFMPSGKVKKEIIFRASTTKGGYGGKAVKVCDELRQLLEEYGHPGKVQLFPGRHGLGHINPVSASNIFKEVCDRLDLDHVSTHSFRRTSINRLREAGYNLEEIKTVSGHKSMSGLAAYLEVTDKARTDMVSCL